The following are encoded in a window of Desertibacillus haloalkaliphilus genomic DNA:
- a CDS encoding DUF1450 domain-containing protein: MHQVECCQINRWNCSDEVYATLEGIADVEVHTFSCIGNCHQCPTKAHGLIDGKRIENDSPEKLLEQVLELIQS; this comes from the coding sequence ATGCATCAAGTTGAGTGCTGTCAAATCAATCGCTGGAATTGCTCAGATGAGGTGTATGCAACGCTTGAGGGCATTGCGGATGTTGAAGTGCACACATTTAGCTGTATCGGCAACTGCCATCAATGCCCAACGAAGGCACATGGCTTAATTGATGGGAAACGAATTGAAAACGATTCCCCGGAGAAACTACTAGAACAAGTACTTGAATTGATTCAATCATAA